Below is a genomic region from Pirellulaceae bacterium.
GCAGTCATGGGTTCCAGACCGGCGAAACGAAAGTTTAATTCTTCATCAGAACAATTACGCCAATAGGGATTGTCGTTGATGTTTTTTCTGTCAAAACGAGTCGTCAAAGGATTGTTGGCTGCGCCGAGCCAACCCGCATATTCGCCAGGTCGGACATACTGGCCGTTTTCTTGCAGTCGTCCCAACCGATTGGGGACGACCATATAGTTGGGTAATTCAGCTGCTAAGCCGCCGTTTTGTTGTGATAGATATTCGACGACCGATCCGATCGAGGGCCAATCATTGGGGGTGGCGCTAAAGCCGCCGCCAATCGGGATGTGCCAACGGTGTCCCGTTTGTAAATAGTGGCCCGCTCCGCTGTGATCGTTGAAATCATGTGACATCGATCGAATCACACGGAAGTGATCGGAAACGTTTGCCAAGCGTGGCAGGTGTTCGCAGATCTTCATGCCTGGAGTGCGACAACCGATGGGGCGAAATGGCCCTCGGATTTCACTGGGCGCATCAGGCTTCAGATCGAATGTTTCAAATTGACTGGGGCCGCCAAACAGAAACATGAAAATGACCGACTTGGCGCGAGCCTGCTCAACCGGTTTGATCCGCTCAGCAGCTAATGTTTTGGGGAGGCTCAGCCCCAGTAGGCCTGAGCCAGCCGCCTGTAACATCGCTCTACGGGACACGCCGTTACACGATTTACTGGGGACTCCGCGGATCGATAGCATGGTCTTGCCCTCGTGGAAACCGGTTCAACTCGTCGCCTCAGATTGTACTCTGGCGGTCGACCGGATCACAACCGGAAGCGAATATCATTAAGTGAAGTCTGACAATTAATCAGTTTGGGCGTTTTTCGCCAGACAAAATAGTCGGCTGCGCGAGCGGACCAGGAGACACCCATCGGCAATGGCCGGGGTAGCAATGATGCTTTCGCCAATGTTGTTGCGAGCGAGTTCCCGATAGGTGGCATCGTTCTTGAGAACGATAATATCTCCATTTTCACCGGCCAGGTAGATCTTGCCATCGCCTGTCACGGGGGATGCATAAAAATCACCCCCGCGTCCAACTCGTTGGGGTCGATGAACGGGGAGTCCTTTCGCCGTGTCGAAGACGGTTCTGATTCCGCCGCTCTTTAAAAGCAAGAGCCGATCATCAACGACCAACGGCGAGATGATGTGATCGGTATGCTTGGTGGGGTGCTTCCATTTTAAATGAGAACGAGTGACGTCACCGCTTCCGCCACCCTGGATCGACATGATGTATTGTTCGGCAGACGTGTCGCCGGAAGCGGTGAAATCGGCACCGGCAAAATTGTTGGGATGAAGGAATGCGACATCCAATTCACGCCCTTCCAAGAAACCATCTCGGTTGAGATCGCCACGGTCAAACGTGCGTGCCCAAAACTGTGCGGGAATCATCTGGTCCCCGACAAACTTCTGGATTTCACCTTTGTCGAGTCGGTTGTCATTGTTGCCCGCGTGCTCGTCACGATCAACGGCTGTGATCCATTGATTCGCAATGCCGGCGCTTTGTAGAGAAACATAGATCGTGCCGTTCACACAAACGGGAGTCGTCTTGATATTGCGAAGCAGAACTTTAGCAAACCAACGTCGTTTACCGCTGTCGGGATCGTAGCCGATCAACAT
It encodes:
- a CDS encoding DUF1501 domain-containing protein — protein: MLSIRGVPSKSCNGVSRRAMLQAAGSGLLGLSLPKTLAAERIKPVEQARAKSVIFMFLFGGPSQFETFDLKPDAPSEIRGPFRPIGCRTPGMKICEHLPRLANVSDHFRVIRSMSHDFNDHSGAGHYLQTGHRWHIPIGGGFSATPNDWPSIGSVVEYLSQQNGGLAAELPNYMVVPNRLGRLQENGQYVRPGEYAGWLGAANNPLTTRFDRKNINDNPYWRNCSDEELNFRFAGLEPMTAIELDRLRQRTSLLKQFDDQRRILDRRHEHELDLLNRRAVGLATSQRTREALDVRREPATTRDQYGRHLFGQATLLARRLVEAGTRFVTIHYDACDGYSWDSHVHSDDVKNHLLPTFDQALSALLVDLKERGLLDETLVVALGEMGRTPKPTPRWGRGHWSTLFPAVVAGAGIPGGTTWGSSDKDGAYPQENVMSPEDLAATIYYALGIDSNLQITMPDGRPTALVTNGQPVRGLFS
- a CDS encoding PQQ-binding-like beta-propeller repeat protein, with the translated sequence MVGKISFSISRQFKIALTLVTMIAANLSADDWQQFRGPNCRGISRGTLALPTTFSDRENVRWSAAVGDGVGGAVITSGRVFVSGMTDAETISLFAFDVETGKRLWRRDWATGSLPSIHSINSQASSTPAADEERVYFYFSTLGLLAVDAQTGQDIWRKKLPTPFFVFKWGPGMSPVLHGDTVLFCQDDDLNPSLRAFDKRTGDLLWSDDRLDMSVNYSHPVISTIDGRSDIVVAGTGMLIGYDPDSGKRRWFAKVLLRNIKTTPVCVNGTIYVSLQSAGIANQWITAVDRDEHAGNNDNRLDKGEIQKFVGDQMIPAQFWARTFDRGDLNRDGFLEGRELDVAFLHPNNFAGADFTASGDTSAEQYIMSIQGGGSGDVTRSHLKWKHPTKHTDHIISPLVVDDRLLLLKSGGIRTVFDTAKGLPVHRPQRVGRGGDFYASPVTGDGKIYLAGENGDIIVLKNDATYRELARNNIGESIIATPAIADGCLLVRSRSRLFCLAKNAQTD